One segment of Bombus pascuorum chromosome 6, iyBomPasc1.1, whole genome shotgun sequence DNA contains the following:
- the LOC132907692 gene encoding limbic system-associated membrane protein-like — MVVFGWMFCIFIIGSRAAANNGFKSYPTTVKTFENDTVLLPCYVEDLDNVQTRVRWWRDGILLADSGEPRHEPPERVKMYSNRSLEVSHVKRNDTGEYVCQASRPAPWGHATQVHEIEVMYPPSVHPIPESGKLEVNLGEEVDMACVAKGVPVPIISWRNKDGEIPFLYDRSRLRFHAESPSDAGRYTCVANNDVGEPAMATIDLYIRYKPRIEMTKTWMHAPAGIRVQLHCGVTAWPEATVEWYFNNRSVKYSSRIVKHNAGSDHSLVIRNVRTTDYGFYLCRASNSLGITEAAVELSGVANPPVFKKTSHSLSKTSYNFVWEVHSYSPIVQYEFRFRKYVNGVPGQWCKLYIPSGNDGNSFIHTYSFKLTGLQEATHYEALVLSKNRYGWSKSSEIIRFATEGALDKDNYITNAIQEDKIAPAVQLASMSQHPPLDTDNSESSVTQAKAMTIIIIIFILYVFNINFCKL; from the exons ATGGTGGTCTTTGGCTGGatgttttgcatttttatcaTAG gTAGTCGGGCGGCAGCAAACAATGGCTTCAAAAGTTATCCTACAACGGTGAAGACCTTTGAAAATGACACGGTCCTGCTTCCCTGTTACGTCGAAGATCTTG ATAACGTACAGACGAGAGTGAGGTGGTGGAGGGATGGCATCCTTTTGGCTGACAGCGGTGAACCACGACACGAACCACCTGAAAGAGTTAAAATGTACTCAAACAGAAGCTTGGAGGTTTCCCACGTGAAACGGAACGATACGGGGGAATATGTATGCCAAGCGTCTCGACCAGCTCCCTGGGGACATGCCACGCAAGTACACGAGATTGAAGTAATGT ATCCACCCAGCGTCCATCCGATACCAGAATCTGGTAAACTGGAAGTGAATTTAGGAGAGGAAGTGGATATGGCCTGTGTGGCAAAGGGTGTTCCAGTTCCAATCATATCTTGGAGGAACAAG GACGGGGAAATACCATTTTTATATGATAGATCACGTCTGCGATTCCACGCTGAAAGCCCCAGCGACGCTGGACGGTACACTTGCGTGGCAAATAACGACGTTGGTGAACCTGCCATGGCCACTATAGATCTATACATTAGAT ACAAACCCAGGATCGAGATGACGAAAACATGGATGCACGCACCCGCTGGGATAAGAGTACAGCTACATTGCGGGGTGACTGCCTGGCCAGAGGCAACG GTGGAGTGGTATTTCAACAATAGAAGCGTGAAATATTCATCGAGGATAGTGAAACACAACGCAGGCAGCGATCACAGTTTAGTGATAAGGAACGTCAGGACGACGGATTATGGTTTCTACCTCTGCAGAGCTTCTAATTCCTTGGGAATCACCGAGGCAGCGGTCGAATTATCGGGTGTTGCGAATCCGCCCGTCTTTAAAAAGACTTCGCACAGCCTCTCTAAGACCTCGTACAATTTCGTCTGGGAGGTTCACAGTTACAGTCCAATAGTTCAGTACGAATTCAGATTTCGTAAATACGTG AACGGCGTTCCTGGTCAGTGGTGTAAATTGTACATACCCAGCGGCAACGATGGAAACAGTTTCATACACACATACTCGTTCAAATTGACGGGATTGCAAGAAGCAACGCATTATGAGGCGCttgttttatcgaaaaatcgtTATGGCTGGAGTAAGTCATCGGAAATAATACGATTCGCAACGGAAGGTGCTC tgGACAAAGATAATTACATAACGAACGCGATACAAGAGGATAAAATCGCACcag CCGTACAACTTGCATCGATGTCCCAACATCCTCCTCTGGATACTGATAACAGTGAATCCTCTGTTACACAAGCAAAAGCAatgacaattataataataatatttatattatacgttttcaatattaatttttgtaagttgtaa
- the LOC132908242 gene encoding probable asparagine--tRNA ligase, mitochondrial, whose protein sequence is MSFLKFNRNLFAILKLQRRHVHSMLQIYNDNSETIVGRHIKVQGWVHGVRKMKNNIFIDIMDGSTPKMFQLIIPKSNKPDKLSFGSSIKAEGKLALNSSGTVELHTDNIVVIGMCDVMDGYPFAPRKQYHMDYIRQFLHLRPRTRIFSSLLRIRDMTSATIENYLRSKGYIHIHTPVLTSNDCEGAGELFLVKPNSKDLLKSMEREGLEEEASFFNTKTFLTVSGQLHLEAAARAFTKVYTFGPIFRAENCKGRLHLAEFYMLETELAFINNIDNIMSAVESLIKYVVKDILVKCASDIHAIGGCEVQWLDKKFACITYDEAVNILQNNTSCLGIPIKYGANLSKEHELFLVKHNDNIPIFITNWPKETKPFYMKECKDDTSKVAAIDLLVPTVGELVGGSIREDDYEKLKSKLPLKSNLSWYLELRKYGNVPTGGFGMGFERFLQFIFNIPNIKDTIPFPRWPHNCNL, encoded by the exons atgtcaTTTCTTAAGtttaacagaaatttatttgctaTCCTTAAACTCCAAAGACGTCATGTTCACagtatgttacaaatatataatgataattcTGAAACTATTGTTGGAAGACATATAAAAGTACAG GGTTGGGTTCATGGAGtgagaaagatgaaaaataatatttttattgatattatgGATGGGTCAACTCCTAAAATGTTCCAACTTATTATACCAAAATCAAATAAACCAGACAAATTAAGTTTTGGAAGTAGTATTAAGGCAGAAGGAAAATTAGCCTTAAATTCAAGTGGTACAGTTGAACTACATACAGATAATATTGTTGTAATTGGTATGTGTGATGTTATGGATGGGTATCCTTTTGCTCCAAGAAAACAGTATCATATGGATTATATTAGACAGTTTCTTCATTTAAGACCAAGAACtagaatattttcatctttattaAGGATACGTGATATGACATCTGCaactattgaaaattatttgagaaGTAAAGGttatattcatatacatacacCAGTTTTAACTTCAAATGACTGTGAAGGAGCTggtgaattatttttagttaAGCCAAATTCTAAAGATCTATTAAAATCAATGGAAAGGGAAGGTTTAGAGGAAGAAgcatcattttttaatactaaaaCTTTTTTAACAGTATCAGGACAATTACATTTAGAAGCTGCTGCCAG AGCATTTACAAAAGTGTATACCTTTGGACCAATATTCAGAGCTGAAAATTGTAAAGGAAGATTGCATTTAGCTGAATTTTATATGTTAGAAACTGAATTagcatttattaataatattgataatataatgTCTGCAGTtgaatcattaataaaatatgtggTTAAAGATATACTCGTAAAATGTGCTTCAGATATACATGCAATAGGTGGTTGTGAGGTACAGTGGTTGGATAAAAAATTTGCATGTATAACGTATGATGAAGcagttaatattttacaaaataatacaagttgCTTAGGGATTCCTATTAAATATGGAGCAAACCTATCTAAAGAACATGAATTGTTTCTAGTGAAACATAACGATAATATTCCCATATTCATTACAAATTGGccaaaagaaacgaaaccttTTTATATGAAAGAATGTAAAGATGATACTTCAAAG GTTGCTGCAATAGATCTTTTAGTACCTACTGTAGGGGAATTAGTAGGAGGCAGTATACGTGAAGATGATTATGAAAAGTTAAAGTCAAAGTTACCCTTAAAATCTAATCTTTCTTGGTACTTAGAACTTCGAAAATATGGTAATGTTCCAACTGGAGGTTTTGGAATGGGGTTTGAaagatttttacaatttatttttaatataccaaATATTAAGGATACAATCCCTTTCCCAAGGTGGCCCCATAATTGTAacttataa